From one Papio anubis isolate 15944 chromosome 12, Panubis1.0, whole genome shotgun sequence genomic stretch:
- the HYLS1 gene encoding hydrolethalus syndrome protein 1 isoform X3 yields the protein MEELLPDRQIWATMDPEERMLAAATAFTHICAGQGEGDVRREAQSIQYDPYSKASIAPGKRPTLPVQLQYPHVESNVTSETVSEASQRLRKPVMKRKVLRRKPDGEVLVTDESIISESESGTENDQGLWDLRQRLMNVQFQEDKESSFDISQKFNPPHEYQRISQDQLICSLQREGMGSPAYEQDLIVASRPKSFILPKLDQLSRNRGKTDRVARYFEYKRDWDSIRLPGEDHRKELRWGVREQMLCRAEPQSKPQHIYVPNNYLVPTEKKRSALRWGVRCDLANGVIPRKLPFPLSPS from the coding sequence ATGGAAGAACTTCTACCTGATAGACAAATATGGGCTACTATGGATCCAGAAGAACGAATGTTGGCAGCTGCTACAGCTTTTACCCACATCTGTGCAGGGCAGGGTGAAGGAGATGTTAGGAGAGAAGCCCAATCTATCCAATATGATCCCTACAGTAAAGCTTCAATAGCCCCAGGAAAGCGACCTACTCTTCCTGTGCAACTACAGTACCCACATGTAGAAAGTAATGTCACTTCAGAAACAGTCTCTGAGGCCTCCCAAAGACTCCGAAAGCCAGTGATGAAGAGAAAGGTGCTGCGTAGAAAGCCAGATGGGGAAGTATTAGTAACAGATGAGTCGATTATCAGTGAATCAGAATCTGGTACAGAAAACGATCAGGGTCTCTGGGACTTAAGACAAAGGCTGATGAATGTGCAGTTCCAGGAAGACAAGGAATCTTCATTTGatatttcacaaaaatttaaTCCACCACATGAATACCAAAGAATTTCTCAAGATCAGCTCATTTGCTCTCTACAAAGAGAAGGAATGGGCTCTCCAGCTTACGAACAAGACCTCATTGTTGCCAGCAGACCCAAGTCCTTTATTCTCCCAAAGCTGGACCAGTTAAGCCGAAACCGGGGCAAGACAGACCGGGTAGCCCGGTATTTTGAGTACAAACGGGACTGGGACTCAATACGTTTACCTGGTGAAGATCATAGGAAGGAATTACGCTGGGGTGTCCGAGAGCAGATGCTTTGTCGAGCAGAACCCCAATCCAAACCTCAGCACATATATGTCCCAAACAATTATCTAGTACCAACGGAGAAGAAAAGGTCTGCACTCCGTTGGGGTGTTCGTTGTGACCTTGCAAATGGTGTCATACCCAGGAagcttcccttccctctttctccttcttaa
- the HYLS1 gene encoding hydrolethalus syndrome protein 1 isoform X1, producing the protein MIALAILSPLDCYKIEGNEQFMSWEFIIRKLTNVISCRRSYSVGEAMEELLPDRQIWATMDPEERMLAAATAFTHICAGQGEGDVRREAQSIQYDPYSKASIAPGKRPTLPVQLQYPHVESNVTSETVSEASQRLRKPVMKRKVLRRKPDGEVLVTDESIISESESGTENDQGLWDLRQRLMNVQFQEDKESSFDISQKFNPPHEYQRISQDQLICSLQREGMGSPAYEQDLIVASRPKSFILPKLDQLSRNRGKTDRVARYFEYKRDWDSIRLPGEDHRKELRWGVREQMLCRAEPQSKPQHIYVPNNYLVPTEKKRSALRWGVRCDLANGVIPRKLPFPLSPS; encoded by the coding sequence ATGATTGCCTTAGCCATTCTTTCTCCACTTGACTGCTATAAAATAGAAGGGAATGAGCAATTTATGAGCTGGGAATTTATTATCAGAAAACTGACCAATGTTATCTCTTGCAGAAGGTCCTACAGTGTAGGGGAAGCAATGGAAGAACTTCTACCTGATAGACAAATATGGGCTACTATGGATCCAGAAGAACGAATGTTGGCAGCTGCTACAGCTTTTACCCACATCTGTGCAGGGCAGGGTGAAGGAGATGTTAGGAGAGAAGCCCAATCTATCCAATATGATCCCTACAGTAAAGCTTCAATAGCCCCAGGAAAGCGACCTACTCTTCCTGTGCAACTACAGTACCCACATGTAGAAAGTAATGTCACTTCAGAAACAGTCTCTGAGGCCTCCCAAAGACTCCGAAAGCCAGTGATGAAGAGAAAGGTGCTGCGTAGAAAGCCAGATGGGGAAGTATTAGTAACAGATGAGTCGATTATCAGTGAATCAGAATCTGGTACAGAAAACGATCAGGGTCTCTGGGACTTAAGACAAAGGCTGATGAATGTGCAGTTCCAGGAAGACAAGGAATCTTCATTTGatatttcacaaaaatttaaTCCACCACATGAATACCAAAGAATTTCTCAAGATCAGCTCATTTGCTCTCTACAAAGAGAAGGAATGGGCTCTCCAGCTTACGAACAAGACCTCATTGTTGCCAGCAGACCCAAGTCCTTTATTCTCCCAAAGCTGGACCAGTTAAGCCGAAACCGGGGCAAGACAGACCGGGTAGCCCGGTATTTTGAGTACAAACGGGACTGGGACTCAATACGTTTACCTGGTGAAGATCATAGGAAGGAATTACGCTGGGGTGTCCGAGAGCAGATGCTTTGTCGAGCAGAACCCCAATCCAAACCTCAGCACATATATGTCCCAAACAATTATCTAGTACCAACGGAGAAGAAAAGGTCTGCACTCCGTTGGGGTGTTCGTTGTGACCTTGCAAATGGTGTCATACCCAGGAagcttcccttccctctttctccttcttaa
- the HYLS1 gene encoding hydrolethalus syndrome protein 1 isoform X2 — MPELYCPVLGPEDGKTVESRSKSGNESRRSYSVGEAMEELLPDRQIWATMDPEERMLAAATAFTHICAGQGEGDVRREAQSIQYDPYSKASIAPGKRPTLPVQLQYPHVESNVTSETVSEASQRLRKPVMKRKVLRRKPDGEVLVTDESIISESESGTENDQGLWDLRQRLMNVQFQEDKESSFDISQKFNPPHEYQRISQDQLICSLQREGMGSPAYEQDLIVASRPKSFILPKLDQLSRNRGKTDRVARYFEYKRDWDSIRLPGEDHRKELRWGVREQMLCRAEPQSKPQHIYVPNNYLVPTEKKRSALRWGVRCDLANGVIPRKLPFPLSPS, encoded by the exons ATGCCAGAACTATACTGTCCTGTTTTAGGACCTGAAGATGGCAAGACAGTAGAAAGCAGGAGTAAGAGTGGAAATGAAAGCAG AAGGTCCTACAGTGTAGGGGAAGCAATGGAAGAACTTCTACCTGATAGACAAATATGGGCTACTATGGATCCAGAAGAACGAATGTTGGCAGCTGCTACAGCTTTTACCCACATCTGTGCAGGGCAGGGTGAAGGAGATGTTAGGAGAGAAGCCCAATCTATCCAATATGATCCCTACAGTAAAGCTTCAATAGCCCCAGGAAAGCGACCTACTCTTCCTGTGCAACTACAGTACCCACATGTAGAAAGTAATGTCACTTCAGAAACAGTCTCTGAGGCCTCCCAAAGACTCCGAAAGCCAGTGATGAAGAGAAAGGTGCTGCGTAGAAAGCCAGATGGGGAAGTATTAGTAACAGATGAGTCGATTATCAGTGAATCAGAATCTGGTACAGAAAACGATCAGGGTCTCTGGGACTTAAGACAAAGGCTGATGAATGTGCAGTTCCAGGAAGACAAGGAATCTTCATTTGatatttcacaaaaatttaaTCCACCACATGAATACCAAAGAATTTCTCAAGATCAGCTCATTTGCTCTCTACAAAGAGAAGGAATGGGCTCTCCAGCTTACGAACAAGACCTCATTGTTGCCAGCAGACCCAAGTCCTTTATTCTCCCAAAGCTGGACCAGTTAAGCCGAAACCGGGGCAAGACAGACCGGGTAGCCCGGTATTTTGAGTACAAACGGGACTGGGACTCAATACGTTTACCTGGTGAAGATCATAGGAAGGAATTACGCTGGGGTGTCCGAGAGCAGATGCTTTGTCGAGCAGAACCCCAATCCAAACCTCAGCACATATATGTCCCAAACAATTATCTAGTACCAACGGAGAAGAAAAGGTCTGCACTCCGTTGGGGTGTTCGTTGTGACCTTGCAAATGGTGTCATACCCAGGAagcttcccttccctctttctccttcttaa